CTGTACGCATGACGCCCAGAAAAATCGTCGCGGCTCTGAATGAAGCTGCCCGCGGGGCTATTCAGGTCACTGTCGCTTGTGCGGCTATTGGCGTTATTATCTGTGTTGTCACCATGACAGGCATTGGATCAACACTCGCATTCAATATCGTATCTCTGACCGACAATACACTCTGGATGATCCTGCTGGTTGTTATGGTAGTTTGTATTGTCCTCAGTATGGGACTACCTTCAACTGCCTTGTATATTGTTGTTGCAGTGACGGTGTCACCTATATTGATCAAGGCTGGGGTTTTGCCATTAGCTGCCCATTTCTTTGTTTTTTGGTTTGGTGCACTTTCCAATATTACCCCCCCTGTCGCACTAGCCAGTTACACGGCGGCCAGCATCGCCCGCGCTGATCCAATGCAAACCTCATGGAATGCCGTCCATCTGGCACTACCCGGTTTTATCATTCCCTTTATTCTGGTGTACAACCCCGCTTTATTGATACAGGGTGGTGACTTAAACGTCCTGTCTATTGGTTATATGATCCTGACTGCACTGATTGGCATCTATTCACTTTCCGTTGCCAGCGCTAATTTCTGGATGTACAAAACTCATTGGTTAGAAAGAATTCTCTTCGCTATTGCCGCGATCTTGCTAATCAAACCGGGCATATTCACAGACTTGGCCGGAATAGTATTGATTATCGGGGCAGGAACCATGCATTTCTTACGCAATAAATCGGAACATGTAAAAAATAAAAATAATGAGGAACATTCTAAAAATGTATGACGTGATTGTTATTGGTGCAGGATTGGTCGGGCTTGGCACCGCTAATGCCTTACAAGAACAGCATCCGCACTTGCGCTTGCTGATATTAGAAAAAGAAAATAGTGTGGCTGTACACCAAAGTGGTCACAATAGTAACGTTGTGCACTCCGGCATTTATTACACCCCCGGAAGTTTAAAAGCACAACTGGCGAAACAAGGCAACCATACGATATATGAATTTTGTCAGCAACATGGATTATATTACGACCGTTGCGGTAAGGTAATTGTCGCCACACAACTCAAGGAGCTTCCCTTGCTGGAAAATATCTATCAGCGAGGATTGAAAAATGGCCTTGAAGTAAGCCATCTTTCACAAGCTCAATTGAAAGAGCGAGAACCTTATGTCAACGGCCTTGAAGCAATATTAGTACCGGATGCGGGGATCGTAAACTACCCAGAAATTGCAGCAAAATTGGCTGAAATAATTCAAAGTCAGGGTGGAGATATTCATTATCAGCAGCAAGTTGAAGGTATTCACGAACATCGTGATTATATTGAAGTTCAAACTCAGCAAACCCGTTATCAGGCAAAATGGCTGGTGAATTGTGCCGGATTGCACAGTGACAGAATTGCCAAGCTGGCAGGTTATGAGACAGGGATGAAAATCGTTCCCTTCCGTGGTGAATATTATGTTCTGGATAGCAACAAAAACTATCTGGTTAACCATCTGATTTATCCTGTACCTAACCCTGATTTTCCTTTCCTCGGCGTTCATTTTACGCGAATGCACAATGGCAAACGCGATGTTGGCCCAAATGCTGTATTGGCATTTAAGCGCGAGGGATATCACAAAACAGATTTTAACCTACGGGATTTAGCAGAAGTATTGGCTTACAAAGGGTTTTGGAAAATCGCCACACGTTATTTTTGTGAAGGTATGGCTGAAATGCGACGTTCCTTTTCTCGCCCGCTTTTTACCGAAAATGCCCGCCAACTTATTCCTGATTTGCAGCCAGAAGATATCACCCCAGGGCCAGCCGGCGTACGCGCTCAAGCCCTGACCATTGATGGCAAATTAGTGGATGATTTTCACTTTGTGAAAGGCCTTCGTTCACTGCATGTTTGTAATGCACCTTCACCGGCAGCCACGGCTTCAATGGAGATTGGCAGGGAAATTGTGAGGCGATATTTCACGATGGTGAACGACAATCATTAAGCTAATCACACTTCCAGAAAACGCGAGACACATTTTCACAAAGAAGTAACCCGTGTCACGGTATTCGTAGGTTAACCTGCTTAATCAGAGCTCTTCTCGCCACACAGAATTATTGGAACGTTAGCACGCCACAGGCGTACTAACGTTCTGCTATGCTGTATAACTCAGTCACTTGTCTCGAAAATTGTTTTGTTCCGCCACAACTTGGATATCTGACACGAATTACAAGTACGGATAGATTCATCCGATTAGCTGCCAAAGTAACATCACACAATACGGGCTACGGCTGTAGTACTAAGTTGTGCTAAAAACATTCGTTTTTGATACAGGAGAGAAAGCGGAAAAAGTTGGCGGTTATCGCAGCTACCCGGTCACTATCCCTATAAATTAATCAACTATCTCCAAAATAATTTGATTTTTAGGATTAGTGTCACCAGTTTGACATGCTGATTCACTGCCATTACATATAAATTTAAGGGGAACGTTACAGTTTGAATCTGCATGTGTGAAAGTAGTGCTCCAATTCTGATTTACAAAGTCATCTACAGTTGTAACCAATTTAATATTACAGTATCTATCTTTAGAATTTGGAACCATGTACTTAACAGACCATTTCACTACTTTATCTACATTAGTACAACCTTGAAAGAAACCATTATTTGTCTCTAAGTTAAAGGCTGTTTTTCCTTGAGGGTCTAAATCTATTTTTTGGGGTCCTGCCCCATACATACAATCGTATCCAGTACGTGTCATTTCTACCTGTGCAATTACACTATTATTTTTTACGTACATATTGTAGTATGAAGCAAAATTAGAGGGGCCCTTGGTTTTAGTAGTTTCTACTTTCTTATCAATTTGCGCTGTACTTTCTTTAGATAAAGCATTATTTGCAAATAAGATCATAGTCAAAAGTAAAATATATGCTGTATATTCTTTAAAATAATTCATATTAACCTCGACTGCCTAATTGAAATTATATATTACAATACATAAAGTTTATATTAAACTGTAACAAGTTGCAGTTTGCATTGTTTTACATTTGTATATTATAACTATAATCGTATATTTATATTATTTTTATATGTTTTTATGCATTATGATAAATTTTTTGCAATGCAGTACATCTATTTGCCCTATGCTCGGATCTGACGTTATGGCAAGGCCGAATGAAGCAACCGTGTAAGCAATTCCACCACTAAGCAAAACAGGACGGCGACCGAGCCGACCTGACAGTCAGTCAGTGTAGCGGTCAAGAACTTCCGGACAATTTGCTATCGAGAAGTGCTGGGCGCGGGATCTGTGGCACTTGAGTAATCGAATAGCCAGAAAACTGCTTTCTCATACGTTGGGCATTTTTGCTAATTTTAAACAAGGTAAAAGTCAACGCGACTGTTTTCAACAAGCTAACGTTATAGGGTGTTAAAGTCGAGCATCGCGTTAAGTTAATTAATAAGACAAATGACTTTTAGAACCGCAATTTTTAGAAGTGGTTTTCTCCTGAGAGAAGAAATTTTTAAGATTACCACTCAGACTATTTCATGAATGAATTTATTATATAATTAAAGAAATTAATATTTTATATTTTATATTTTATATTTTATATTTTATATTTTATATTTTTTCTTTATAATGTTTGATTATAAACTGACAAACATCTGCAAAGTACAATTGTTAGAATTTACACGATAATAAAAATAAGGAGATCATATTTTAATTCCATCTCACGAAAGTAAAAACATATTAAAGTTTAACAACATGGTTAAATTACATAAAAATGAATTTCATATTTGGTTTTATAAACACTCAGTTACCAAAAAGCAGGGTGTTTCATTTGTCTGCAATATTATTATGAAAATTGGATTCGCCTAATAAGTGCAATTTCTGAAAAAGGCGGTCAGTTGCTATAGTAGGCATCTTTCTCGCCAAAGGAAAATGCACTATGGCCTATACACAACTGACCGAAATAGAAAGATACCAGATTTTCAGCTTAAAAGAAGCCGGTTTTACACCAGGGCGCGAGCACACTATTTTAGCTGCCTTTTGCAGGTTATTATTTTTAAAAAAACAACTTTAATAGTGTTTTTATCGAGTTATATTTGACCAAAAATACAATTCTTTAAACTTTTATAGTCAACCAAAGAGTTAAAGAACGATATAAACATTTTAAGTACGAATATTAATCAAAGTATGCTCGCGCCCTGTATAAAAGGTGAAAAGGCATGAAGTCAAAACTTATTATCATCAATTCGTGCGTTATACTGGTATTGGGGTTATTTTCTATAGATCTTTATAATCCAGCACTCCCTATAATAAAAACCGCACTCGCAATTACTGACAATCAGGCACAAAGCCTTGTTGTTTATTATCTCATTGGTTTCTCTGTATCCCAACTTTTTTATGGGCCTCTTTCCGATAAACACGGACGCATTCCTGTCATTGTATTTTCCTTATTATTTTCCGCTATCGGTAATTATCTGACTTCTACGGCTGAATCATTTCACACACTATCTCTATTCCGGCTTCTGACCGGTATTGGTGCAGGTGGGTGTCCGGTCATTAGCAGAGCTATACTCAGCGATACTTTCCGCGATAAGACAGAATTATCTAAATCGCTGGCTATTTTTTCGATGGCATCACAAGTTTCGCCTGCTTTTGCACCTGTCATTGGCGGGTATATTACAGAATATCTGCCGTGGAAGTTTAATTTTATAGCCCTTACCATAATGATGCTGATAGGTGCATTTTTTGTAAAAATGACGTTGCCGGAAACATCACCGATGAAATCAACAGACAATGGCCGAATAACAGGTTTTCGAATTCTGTTATCTGACATTAATTTTGTTGTATACAGTGTTGTTTCTGCCGTTTTGTTTGCTATTACCATTGGTTATTTTACTGCCAGCCCTTTCGTATTCCAGACACAATTTGAATTATCTTCATCACAGAATGGATATCTGTTTATGGTTTATTCTGCTGGGATTGTAATAGGTTCGTTGCTGACAAAAAAATGGTTGTCACATTCCACACCTGAAAGAATTCTGAAAGTTTCACTCCCGTTATTAGTGTTGTTTACAGCGATGGCGCTCATCTTTATTTATTTTACTCAGATATTGTCGATTGAATTTATCATTATTTATAGTTTTGCGGTAGGGCTAGGATGTGGACTGTCTTCTCCATTATTACTTGGGATAAGTTTGCATGGACATCCAAAATTGTCCGGAACAGGCAGTGCGTTACAAGGCGCACTAAAAATGGCCGGAGCAGCCATTGTATTATGGTTTTTCTCTAGTGGGCATACAACAACAGCAACGGGTTTAATGTGGGGACTTTTCATTCTTGCCTTGATTTGTTTTGTTTTCATTACTTTTACCCTGTATAGGGTATCCGAAACAAAAAACCGGCGCTTATAGAGCAACCAACATTGATAATGTTATCTTCACTGTCACACTAACGGAGAGAATATGGATCTTGGAATCGCGGGTCGCTGGGCTGTCATATGTGCAGCCAGCGAAGGTTTAGGATTTGCTTGCGCTGCTGCACTAGTGGCTGAAGGTGTAAATGTTGTTATTAATGCACGAAGATCTGAACAACTGAAAGTGGCGGCACAACAGCTTCAAAATATAAATTCTGCTATATCCGTAAAATGGATATCAGGTGACATAACATTAGCAGGCTTTTAAGGTGTCCGAGATCTTTATGCCACTACAAATTAAAAATGGTACTGTAATCCAAGATCGAGACTGTAGTTTCGGTTTTCAATCCCGATAGAATCATCACCTAAATCTTTAGTGTAGTCCGCATCATAATAGGTGAACTTCGTTTTGCCTTTACCTTCGCGATATTTATTCCAGATAAATGCTGTATACACCTTCGTATTTTGCGTTAAATAATAACCAGCTTCTATACTGGCATCGAAGTAATGCACATTATCAGATCGCTGAGGAAGGGTTAAGCGACGCATATAGTGCTCGTCGTTACCCCAGGCTTTTACCCACGGGCTATATTTTAGTAAAAAATTAAATTCAAAATCCTGATAACGATATTGTCCAGATAATCCAATATATGGCACGCTATATTTTTGTTTATAGCCAACACCGACCATCCCTGTAGAAAACTCTCCGATATTAGCACTATTATCATAGATATAATGATCACCATAAGCCGTCCAACTGAAACGTGTTTCCTGATAACCTAATACCGCCCCTAATTTGTAATTAGATTGTTTAATTAACCAACCTGCGGCATTTAAATCATCAACCATTTTGCTATCACTTGACGATAATCTGGCCCAACCATCAGCATTCACGGTCAGACTATCAAGGGGAGTCCAGAAAACTTTGCCTCTGGCAATCAGAGCATCGCCAATTTTCCAATCCAATTGTGATAGAGCAGGTGTTGCCATGATCCCAAAGGAAAAAGTCAATAATGAAGTAGCTATCAATATTTTTTTCATAATTATTAAAACCTTACCAAAGTATGGATTGAATTTTTATAATTTCTGTTATCTTGATAGCTATCCATAACCATAATAGATAATTTATTTAACTATCAATGACAGAAATAATAATATCTTATGTATATTACTTTTATCGTTATATGCTTATAGTTTAAGATTATACTCTTTTCGCTATTTTTCATTTTTTAGGTAAAGTTTTTTTAACCAAAACTTAAAGCCACTGTATTTAATTACATAAAACTCAACGACCTGCTTTATAGCAGGCCGTTAATTATATTAATTTTTTATGATTACCCCATTCAGCCAATCGGACGTAAATCAACCCACAATAGCTGGCTATCTGCAATCAATGGCTTAATTACCCCTTCTCGTATATCCGGCAACCACCATGCACCTTGACCAAAAGCAAGCTGTACACAATTCGCTCCTGTCATTTCCCAACGTCCTTTTAAAACATAAAGTACGCCACTATGTGATGTTGGCAGTAAACGTTCATCAGAAATAACGGAAATCTCAGAAGCCCAACATGAACGACGAGTCATGATATTGAAACACTGAACAGAGCCATCCAATAATTCCGCATGGGTCAAAATATCACCGGAAAAGTTAAATGGAGCCATCTTTTTCACTAATTCGTGCTCCAAAAAACCTGGGCTAGTTAAACGGAACCCCTTTCCTTTTAATAAAAGGATTGAGCATTCAACATCAGGGAGTTGTCCTAATACCCCGCTTTGATGGATAGTCGTAAAACAAGCTCTCCAAGAGAAATCATCAGACACAGGCCAGCAAACAATATCCCTTGTTTCGCCCCCACCTCCAGACCATTGCACTCTTGGTAATGTTGCATAATCGAAGCATTTCATTTTCATGCCACTCCCTCACCACTTTAAAATTTTGTTTACCGAGCTAAAAAACAACCAATATCAACTTGTTAACCGGAACATTGGCAAATAATTTTCCCTGCGACAATATTGAGACAGTTAAAGTGTGATTGATTACCTACATTCCTTTAAAAGCATATGGCACATATTCCCCAATTCTTTCATTGCCAAAGCCTGAGTTTCATTCCAGGCAAATGAAGTATTCAAGCGAAAAGCATGATCAAACTGAATGCTAGTGGAAAACATGCTACCTGGTGCAATGCTGATATTCTTTGCTAATGCCAACTGATAGAGTCGGTTAGCATTAAAAGGTGGTTCAAATTCCAGCCAGAGAAAATAACCACCATGTGCACTGTTTACTTTCACGGATTGGGGAAAGTATTCACTAATTGCCCATAGCATCCGATTTTGCCGTTGTTCCAATTGCCGCCTCAATCGACGCAGGTGGTTGTCATATCCTCCCTGCGCCAAATAGTCCGCAATTGCCAATTGCGTCGGCGTACTGGCAGATACCGTACTCATCATCTGCAATTGCTGAATTTTTTGCGCATGTTTGCCTGCTGCAACCCAACCTACCCGATAACCAGGGGCAAGGCATTTTGAAAATGATGAGCAATGCATGAAATTATTTTCAGTATCCCATGCTTTTATTGGTGCCGGAGGCTCCTGCCCGAAATACAATTCACCATATACATCATCTTCAATCAGGGTTATCTGGTTTTGGTTCAAAATCCCTACTAATCGCTGTTTATTTTCAGGAGGCATTGTACAGCACAGTGGATTTTGAAAACGCGACATTAACCAGCAGGCTTTTATTGGATATTTCTGCACAACTTCTTCCAAACTATGCAAATCAATGCCTGTCTGAGGATCTGTCTTAATGGCAATGGCTTTCAAACGTAACCGTTCTATCGCTTGCAACGCTCCATAAAAAGCGGGTGATTCAATCACCACCCAATCTCCCGGTGAAGTGACAGATTGCAAACTAAAACTTAATGATTCCATTGCTCCGGCGGTAATAACAACTTCCTCAGGGGAAACATGGATGCCGTGGGCAGCATAACGGCGGGATATATTACGCCGTAACTTTTCATTACCTGGAGGCAAATTTGCCAGCGAACTGTGTGGCACAAAACGGCGAGCGACTGAAGCCAGTATTTTTGACAATTTAGGTTCGACCAATAGAGAAGGATCGGGAAATGCTGAACCGAAAGGAATAATTTGCGGATCTTTGCATGCCTGTAAGACATCAAATATGGAAGCACTGATCTCCACATTTTCACTTAGATTTAGCCCCTTTCCGCCTTTTGCCGCCGCAAAGGGTTTTAATCGAGTGGCAACGTAATACCCTGATTGTGGGCGCGCCACGATCCATCCCTGACTTTCCAGCAAT
The sequence above is drawn from the Xenorhabdus ishibashii genome and encodes:
- the lhgO gene encoding L-2-hydroxyglutarate oxidase — translated: MYDVIVIGAGLVGLGTANALQEQHPHLRLLILEKENSVAVHQSGHNSNVVHSGIYYTPGSLKAQLAKQGNHTIYEFCQQHGLYYDRCGKVIVATQLKELPLLENIYQRGLKNGLEVSHLSQAQLKEREPYVNGLEAILVPDAGIVNYPEIAAKLAEIIQSQGGDIHYQQQVEGIHEHRDYIEVQTQQTRYQAKWLVNCAGLHSDRIAKLAGYETGMKIVPFRGEYYVLDSNKNYLVNHLIYPVPNPDFPFLGVHFTRMHNGKRDVGPNAVLAFKREGYHKTDFNLRDLAEVLAYKGFWKIATRYFCEGMAEMRRSFSRPLFTENARQLIPDLQPEDITPGPAGVRAQALTIDGKLVDDFHFVKGLRSLHVCNAPSPAATASMEIGREIVRRYFTMVNDNH
- a CDS encoding Bcr/CflA family efflux MFS transporter; its protein translation is MKSKLIIINSCVILVLGLFSIDLYNPALPIIKTALAITDNQAQSLVVYYLIGFSVSQLFYGPLSDKHGRIPVIVFSLLFSAIGNYLTSTAESFHTLSLFRLLTGIGAGGCPVISRAILSDTFRDKTELSKSLAIFSMASQVSPAFAPVIGGYITEYLPWKFNFIALTIMMLIGAFFVKMTLPETSPMKSTDNGRITGFRILLSDINFVVYSVVSAVLFAITIGYFTASPFVFQTQFELSSSQNGYLFMVYSAGIVIGSLLTKKWLSHSTPERILKVSLPLLVLFTAMALIFIYFTQILSIEFIIIYSFAVGLGCGLSSPLLLGISLHGHPKLSGTGSALQGALKMAGAAIVLWFFSSGHTTTATGLMWGLFILALICFVFITFTLYRVSETKNRRL
- a CDS encoding SDR family NAD(P)-dependent oxidoreductase translates to MDLGIAGRWAVICAASEGLGFACAAALVAEGVNVVINARRSEQLKVAAQQLQNINSAISVKWISGDITLAGF
- a CDS encoding omptin family outer membrane protease, yielding MKKILIATSLLTFSFGIMATPALSQLDWKIGDALIARGKVFWTPLDSLTVNADGWARLSSSDSKMVDDLNAAGWLIKQSNYKLGAVLGYQETRFSWTAYGDHYIYDNSANIGEFSTGMVGVGYKQKYSVPYIGLSGQYRYQDFEFNFLLKYSPWVKAWGNDEHYMRRLTLPQRSDNVHYFDASIEAGYYLTQNTKVYTAFIWNKYREGKGKTKFTYYDADYTKDLGDDSIGIENRNYSLDLGLQYHF
- a CDS encoding HutD/Ves family protein; the protein is MKMKCFDYATLPRVQWSGGGGETRDIVCWPVSDDFSWRACFTTIHQSGVLGQLPDVECSILLLKGKGFRLTSPGFLEHELVKKMAPFNFSGDILTHAELLDGSVQCFNIMTRRSCWASEISVISDERLLPTSHSGVLYVLKGRWEMTGANCVQLAFGQGAWWLPDIREGVIKPLIADSQLLWVDLRPIG
- a CDS encoding PLP-dependent aminotransferase family protein, giving the protein MTRYEQLAGMIRQQIEDDIWLVGDRLPSLRESVKSSGLSLMTVLQAYQLLESQGWIVARPQSGYYVATRLKPFAAAKGGKGLNLSENVEISASIFDVLQACKDPQIIPFGSAFPDPSLLVEPKLSKILASVARRFVPHSSLANLPPGNEKLRRNISRRYAAHGIHVSPEEVVITAGAMESLSFSLQSVTSPGDWVVIESPAFYGALQAIERLRLKAIAIKTDPQTGIDLHSLEEVVQKYPIKACWLMSRFQNPLCCTMPPENKQRLVGILNQNQITLIEDDVYGELYFGQEPPAPIKAWDTENNFMHCSSFSKCLAPGYRVGWVAAGKHAQKIQQLQMMSTVSASTPTQLAIADYLAQGGYDNHLRRLRRQLEQRQNRMLWAISEYFPQSVKVNSAHGGYFLWLEFEPPFNANRLYQLALAKNISIAPGSMFSTSIQFDHAFRLNTSFAWNETQALAMKELGNMCHMLLKECR